In a single window of the Raphanus sativus cultivar WK10039 chromosome 9, ASM80110v3, whole genome shotgun sequence genome:
- the LOC108827013 gene encoding putative receptor-like protein kinase At1g72540 has translation MKAMRFSWKNICLPISCMNDTNLKKTTTNPSKDRLLLLSRQTSVPSRVYLSDFSNSTISLNDFSNSFLTDIHIFTLEELKTITQDFSKHNYLGEGGFGEVYKGFVDDSLKTGLKAQPVAVKALKREGGQGHREWLAEVIILGQLKHPHLVNLIGYCCEDDHRLLVYEYMERGNLEDHLFQKYGGALPWLTRVKILLGAAKGLDFLHKGKKPVIYRDFKPSNILLSSDYSSKLSDFGLATDGSEAEDSNFTKSVMGTEGYAAPEYISTGNLTTMSDVFSFGVVLLEMLTARKAVEKYRSSQRGRRSLVEWARPMLKDPNKLERIIDPSLEGRYSLEGIRKAASLAYQCLSHNPKSRPTMTTVVKTLGPILDLKDIQNGPFVYIVPVAGANEGHDVKCKDGDVKVTKEETEKEAKGCPRHRAGRRKRRKHRAMKSRAVYSDTTLYKSLGTSLYTQAE, from the exons ATGAAAGCAATGAGATTCTCTTGGAAGAACATATGTCTTCCTATAAGCTGCATGAACGATACAAATCTGAAGAAGACCACAACAAACCCATCTAAGGATAGACTTCTTCTGCTCTCTAGACAAACCTCTGTTCCAAGCAGAGTATACTTGTCTGATTTCAGCAACTCAACCATCTCACTCAACGATTTCTCAAACTCTTTCCTCACAGACATTCACATCTTCACCTTAGAAGAGCTCAAAACTATCACACAAGACTTCTCAAAGCATAACTACCTCGGTGAAGGAGGGTTCGGAGAAGTATACAAAGGGTTTGTTGATGATAGCCTCAAGACTGGTTTGAAAGCTCAGCCTGTTGCTGTCAAGGCTTTGAAACGAGAAGGTGGACAAGGCCATAGAGAGTGGCTG GCTGAAGTTATAATCCTAGGTCAGTTGAAGCATCCACATCTTGTGAACTTGATCGGATACTGCTGTGAGGATGATCACAGGCTACTAGTTTATGAATACATGGAACGAGGCAATCTTGAAGACCATCTGTTTCAAA AGTATGGTGGAGCCTTGCCTTGGTTAACAAGAGTGAAGATTCTGCTTGGTGCTGCTAAAGGCCTTGACTTCCTTCACAAAGGAAAGAAACCTGTTATTTACAGAGACTTCAAGCCTTCCAACATCCTCTTGAGCTCG GATTACAGCTCTAAGCTTTCAGACTTTGGGTTAGCCACAGATGGATCAGAGGCAGAAGACTCAAACTTCACCAAAAGTGTAATGGGCACAGAAGGCTATGCCGCTCCGGAATACATCTCAACAG GTAACTTGACAACTATGAGCGATGTGTTCAGTTTCGGTGTGGTGCTTCTGGAGATGCTAACAGCTAGAAAAGCAGTGGAGAAGTACCGGTCATCACAGAGAGGGAGGAGGAGCCTAGTGGAATGGGCAAGACCCATGTTGAAAGATCCCAACAAGCTTGAACGAATCATAGACCCCAGCCTCGAAGGGAGATACTCCCTTGAAGGCATCAGGAAAGCAGCTTCTCTGGCTTACCAGTGCCTGAGCCACAACCCTAAGTCACGACCCACTATGACCACCGTGGTCAAGACCCTGGGGCCAATTCTAGACCTCAAAGACATTCAAAACGGGCCATTTGTGTATATTGTTCCAGTAGCAGGTGCAAATGAAGGTCATGACGTCAAATGTAAGGATGGTGATGTCAAAGTCACAAAGGAGGAAACAGAGAAGGAGGCAAAAGGGTGTCCAAGGCACCGAGCAGGTCGAAGGAAGAGACGTAAACACAGGGCAATGAAGTCTCGCGCTGTCTATTCAGACACTACTCTGTACAAGAGTCTAGGAACCAGTTTATACACA